A stretch of Arthrobacter sunyaminii DNA encodes these proteins:
- a CDS encoding amino acid ABC transporter permease: MKPSTRRRLFRGVLYVVFILAVLAIVLLADWKAIGVNFFDAEVAKKAFPTIITVAVKNTIIYTAIAFAGGLALGLILALMKLSPVAPYRWAATAYIELFRGLPALLVIFAFAFAVPIAFSWQWPGGNAGGGLIALIVVSAAYIAETIRAGIQAVPAGQIEAARSLGMGPAWTMVSVTLPQAFRIITPPLTNELVILIKDTSLLFIAGMALADRELTTFARDAVSQNANSTPLVLAALMYLIITLPLTQLVAKLERHNQRGR; the protein is encoded by the coding sequence TTGAAACCCTCCACCCGCAGACGCCTCTTCCGGGGCGTCCTGTACGTCGTCTTCATCCTGGCCGTTCTGGCCATCGTCCTGCTTGCGGACTGGAAAGCTATCGGGGTGAACTTCTTTGACGCCGAAGTGGCCAAGAAGGCTTTCCCGACGATCATCACCGTGGCCGTCAAGAACACCATCATCTACACCGCCATCGCCTTTGCCGGCGGCCTGGCACTTGGCCTGATCCTGGCCCTGATGAAGCTCTCCCCCGTGGCACCCTACCGCTGGGCCGCGACGGCCTACATTGAACTATTCCGCGGGCTCCCGGCTCTGCTGGTCATCTTCGCGTTTGCCTTCGCCGTGCCGATCGCTTTCTCCTGGCAGTGGCCCGGAGGAAATGCCGGAGGCGGCCTCATTGCCTTGATCGTGGTCTCGGCCGCGTATATTGCCGAGACCATCCGCGCGGGCATCCAGGCGGTACCGGCCGGCCAGATCGAAGCGGCCCGTTCCCTGGGCATGGGCCCGGCCTGGACCATGGTGTCCGTGACCCTGCCGCAGGCGTTCCGCATCATCACCCCGCCGCTGACCAACGAACTCGTCATCCTGATCAAGGACACCTCGCTGCTGTTCATTGCCGGAATGGCGCTGGCGGACCGTGAACTGACAACGTTCGCCCGCGACGCAGTGTCCCAAAACGCCAATTCCACTCCGCTGGTGCTGGCTGCACTGATGTACCTCATCATCACGCTGCCGCTGACGCAGCTGGTAGCCAAGCTTGAGCGCCACAACCAGAGAGGCCGGTGA
- a CDS encoding amino acid ABC transporter ATP-binding protein: MSTAASSSPAAASKAVPAIQVQNLHKSFGSKEVLKGIDFHVDQGEVVCVIGPSGSGKSTLLRCVNRLEEPTSGTILVEGVDITDPETDLDKVRTRIGIVFQQFNLFPHLNVLKNLTLAQRRAKKRGKVEAEEIARTNLAKVGLADRGDSFPAQLSGGQQQRVAIARALSMDPDMMLFDEPTSALDPELVGDVLAVMRKLAEEGMTMMVVTHEIGFAREVGDRVVFMDGGVVVEQGRPSDVLDNPQHPRTREFLSKVL, translated from the coding sequence ATGAGTACTGCAGCATCCAGCTCCCCCGCCGCCGCCAGCAAAGCGGTTCCCGCCATCCAGGTTCAGAACCTGCACAAGAGCTTCGGTTCCAAAGAGGTGCTCAAGGGCATCGACTTCCACGTGGACCAGGGCGAGGTGGTGTGCGTGATCGGCCCGTCCGGTTCCGGCAAGTCCACCCTGCTGCGCTGCGTCAACCGCTTGGAGGAGCCCACCAGCGGCACCATCCTGGTGGAAGGCGTGGACATCACCGATCCCGAGACGGATCTGGACAAGGTCCGCACCCGGATCGGTATCGTGTTCCAGCAGTTCAACCTCTTCCCGCACCTGAACGTGCTGAAAAACCTCACTCTCGCCCAGCGCCGGGCCAAGAAGCGCGGCAAAGTCGAGGCTGAGGAAATCGCCAGAACGAACCTGGCCAAGGTGGGCCTGGCCGACCGCGGCGACTCGTTCCCCGCGCAGCTTTCCGGCGGCCAGCAGCAGCGTGTGGCCATTGCCCGGGCGTTGTCCATGGATCCGGACATGATGCTCTTTGACGAGCCGACCTCCGCCCTGGACCCCGAACTGGTGGGCGACGTCCTCGCGGTCATGCGGAAGCTGGCCGAAGAGGGCATGACCATGATGGTGGTGACCCACGAGATCGGTTTTGCCCGGGAAGTCGGTGACCGCGTGGTGTTCATGGACGGCGGCGTCGTCGTCGAGCAGGGCCGCCCCAGCGACGTGCTGGATAACCCGCAGCACCCGCGCACCCGTGAGTTCCTCTCCAAGGTGCTCTAG
- the menD gene encoding 2-succinyl-5-enolpyruvyl-6-hydroxy-3-cyclohexene-1-carboxylic-acid synthase gives MTGTSKSPSPSASAASSDPKAGSNLSSLQAARSAVAALTAAGVTDVVIAPGSRSAPLAYALAEAEVQGRVKVHVRIDERVAGFTALGLARGGHRPAAVVTTSGTAVGELMPAVMEAHHAGVPLVVLSADRPAELHGTGANQTTVQPGIFAEFPASTANVRAGDDPAGAIGAALAAVGAGSPVGPIHINLQFRDPLIPQDSDTAELAVPDAETPAELPAEPVATGREAAALANHPGTHRAVVIAGDGAGEIAALFARRAGLPLLAEPSSNARFGPNAIGAYRLLLEELGPEVERVVVFGRPTLSRPVAGLLARRDVEKAIYVPRPVNWFTAGRRPETLITDLAGLFDFVGGGTPGWLERWQTASAAAMAAVSSLLDGESELNGLHVADLVWDHTDGNLVLGSSNPIRDMDLVAAPDWHPLDVYANRGLAGIDGTIATAAGIALANGIPTRVLLGDLTFLHDAGALLLGPDEPEPDLQLVVLNDGGGGIFSTLEHGALGEREEYAAVVERFFGTPHTVDMAALAAAYGVPHTLVRTADELDAALDAPVTGRSILEVPVRRDALRELHAAVKGAVQNVLR, from the coding sequence GTGACCGGAACCTCGAAATCTCCCAGCCCGTCGGCCTCCGCCGCATCCTCCGACCCGAAGGCGGGAAGCAATCTCAGTTCGCTGCAGGCCGCCCGCTCCGCGGTGGCCGCACTCACCGCGGCAGGGGTGACCGACGTCGTCATTGCCCCGGGATCGCGCAGCGCCCCGCTGGCCTACGCGCTGGCGGAGGCCGAGGTGCAGGGACGGGTGAAGGTGCACGTGCGGATCGACGAACGCGTTGCCGGGTTCACTGCGCTGGGCCTGGCCCGCGGCGGACACCGTCCGGCCGCCGTCGTCACCACCTCCGGCACGGCGGTGGGCGAACTGATGCCCGCCGTCATGGAAGCCCACCACGCCGGCGTGCCGCTGGTGGTGCTCTCCGCCGACCGGCCCGCGGAGCTGCACGGGACCGGCGCCAACCAGACCACCGTCCAGCCCGGGATCTTCGCCGAGTTTCCGGCCTCCACGGCGAACGTCCGCGCGGGAGATGACCCTGCCGGAGCCATCGGTGCAGCCTTAGCGGCGGTCGGCGCCGGCAGCCCGGTGGGGCCGATCCACATCAACCTGCAGTTCCGTGACCCGCTGATCCCGCAGGACAGCGACACCGCCGAACTGGCAGTCCCCGACGCCGAAACTCCAGCCGAACTCCCGGCAGAACCCGTCGCCACCGGCCGCGAGGCAGCGGCCCTGGCCAACCACCCCGGAACTCACCGCGCCGTGGTCATCGCCGGCGACGGCGCCGGCGAGATTGCCGCACTGTTTGCCCGCCGCGCAGGATTGCCTCTGCTGGCCGAACCGTCCTCGAACGCCCGTTTCGGCCCGAACGCGATTGGCGCCTACCGCCTGCTGCTGGAGGAACTGGGTCCGGAGGTCGAGCGCGTGGTGGTCTTCGGCAGGCCAACCCTGTCCCGACCCGTCGCCGGACTGCTCGCCCGCAGGGACGTGGAGAAGGCCATTTACGTACCGCGCCCGGTGAACTGGTTTACCGCCGGACGCCGCCCCGAAACTCTCATCACCGACTTGGCCGGACTGTTCGACTTTGTCGGCGGAGGCACTCCCGGCTGGCTGGAGCGCTGGCAAACCGCCTCCGCCGCGGCGATGGCCGCGGTATCCTCGCTGCTCGACGGGGAGAGCGAACTAAACGGCCTGCACGTGGCGGATCTGGTGTGGGACCACACGGACGGCAACCTGGTGCTGGGCTCTTCCAACCCCATCCGGGACATGGACCTGGTGGCGGCCCCGGACTGGCATCCGCTGGACGTCTACGCCAACCGCGGCCTGGCCGGCATTGACGGCACCATTGCGACGGCGGCCGGCATTGCGCTGGCCAACGGCATCCCCACCCGGGTGCTGCTGGGCGATCTCACCTTCCTGCACGACGCCGGCGCCCTCCTGCTCGGCCCCGACGAACCTGAGCCGGACCTGCAGTTGGTGGTGCTGAACGACGGCGGCGGCGGCATCTTCTCCACGCTTGAGCACGGGGCACTGGGGGAGCGCGAAGAGTATGCCGCCGTCGTCGAGCGCTTTTTCGGCACCCCGCACACCGTGGACATGGCCGCCCTGGCCGCCGCCTACGGTGTGCCGCACACGCTGGTCCGCACGGCGGACGAGCTCGACGCCGCCCTGGACGCCCCCGTCACGGGCCGCTCCATCCTGGAGGTTCCGGTGCGCCGGGACGCCCTCCGGGAACTGCACGCGGCGGTCAAGGGCGCCGTGCAGAACGTGCTCAGGTAA
- a CDS encoding thiamine pyrophosphate-dependent enzyme: MTTTSELPQASSFPRVSAPSTAATSSATKSAGHVIVDSLAAHGVERAYVVPGESFLDVLDGLHQSAIETVVCRHEGGAAYMAEAAGKMQQLPGIAMVTRGPGAANAHVGLHTAWQDSTPMVLFVGLIPFEHRDREAFQEFDIKAWFDTGAKRVMVLDHAERASEIVAEAIFAAMSGRPGPVVVGLPEDIIRKEISADLHPPIPVAPGGMTVTDWKALQAALKEADKPLFVTGGNDWTQEGADALTRWLEEHHLPAAAEWRCEGIVPFDSPSYVGPIGYGRPKPTYDLLEETDLLVFVGTVPGDVLTDGFVARQDWGKKNFLVTIDPSLRGRSGPVSYQIVAKPDVFVRDLVLMDLPVKDEWKAWTSRMRGEQESFAALPPAGPQTGQARMDTLMAHLVPTLPDDAMVTLGAGEHTNWAHRYFPTKRYASMVSARNGSMGYSVPSAVAASLTYPGRRVVTIAGDGEFLMNGQELATAAQYGATPLVIVMDNQEYGTIRTHQERHYPERVSGTQLKNPEFALMAQAFGGFGIKVENDADIPAAIEAALKAIDEDKTFALIHLVVEQRVKAY, encoded by the coding sequence ATGACAACGACGTCAGAGCTGCCTCAGGCATCCTCCTTTCCCCGAGTATCCGCTCCCTCCACGGCAGCAACCAGTTCCGCGACCAAGTCCGCCGGCCACGTGATTGTTGATTCGCTGGCTGCTCACGGGGTGGAGCGGGCCTACGTGGTGCCCGGCGAAAGTTTTCTGGATGTGCTGGACGGACTGCACCAGTCAGCGATTGAAACCGTCGTATGCCGGCATGAAGGCGGGGCCGCCTACATGGCCGAGGCCGCAGGCAAGATGCAGCAGCTTCCGGGCATCGCCATGGTTACCCGCGGTCCGGGTGCGGCAAACGCGCACGTCGGCCTGCACACGGCCTGGCAGGATTCCACGCCCATGGTGCTTTTTGTGGGCCTGATTCCGTTCGAGCACCGGGACCGTGAGGCGTTTCAGGAATTCGATATCAAGGCCTGGTTCGACACCGGCGCCAAACGGGTGATGGTCCTGGACCACGCCGAGCGGGCGTCCGAGATTGTGGCCGAGGCGATCTTTGCCGCGATGAGCGGCCGTCCGGGCCCCGTCGTCGTCGGCCTTCCCGAGGACATTATCCGCAAGGAAATCAGCGCCGACCTGCATCCGCCGATTCCGGTTGCCCCCGGCGGCATGACAGTGACGGACTGGAAAGCGCTGCAGGCTGCGCTAAAGGAAGCGGACAAACCGCTGTTTGTCACCGGCGGCAATGACTGGACGCAGGAAGGAGCAGACGCCCTGACCCGGTGGCTGGAGGAACACCACCTCCCCGCCGCCGCTGAGTGGCGCTGCGAGGGAATCGTACCCTTCGACTCACCCTCCTACGTCGGGCCGATCGGGTACGGCAGGCCGAAGCCCACGTACGACCTGCTCGAAGAGACGGACCTGCTGGTCTTTGTCGGTACCGTGCCCGGTGACGTGCTCACCGATGGTTTTGTCGCCAGGCAGGACTGGGGCAAGAAGAACTTCCTCGTCACGATCGATCCCTCGCTGCGCGGCCGTTCCGGTCCGGTTTCCTACCAGATCGTCGCCAAGCCGGATGTCTTTGTCCGTGACCTGGTGCTGATGGATCTGCCGGTGAAGGACGAGTGGAAGGCCTGGACCTCCCGCATGCGCGGTGAGCAGGAATCGTTCGCCGCCCTGCCGCCCGCCGGACCGCAGACCGGGCAGGCACGGATGGACACCCTGATGGCGCATCTGGTGCCGACGCTGCCGGATGACGCCATGGTCACCCTGGGCGCAGGCGAGCACACCAACTGGGCCCACCGCTATTTCCCCACGAAGCGATACGCCTCCATGGTCAGCGCCCGTAACGGTTCCATGGGCTATTCCGTGCCGTCGGCGGTGGCTGCGTCGCTGACCTACCCGGGCCGGCGCGTGGTGACCATCGCCGGCGACGGCGAGTTCCTGATGAACGGCCAGGAGCTGGCCACGGCCGCCCAGTACGGGGCCACCCCGCTGGTGATCGTCATGGATAACCAGGAATATGGCACCATTCGAACCCATCAGGAGCGCCACTACCCCGAGCGGGTCTCCGGCACCCAGCTGAAAAACCCCGAGTTTGCACTCATGGCCCAGGCCTTTGGGGGCTTCGGCATCAAAGTGGAGAACGACGCCGATATTCCCGCGGCCATCGAGGCTGCGCTGAAGGCTATCGATGAGGACAAGACCTTTGCGCTCATCCACCTGGTTGTCGAGCAGCGCGTGAAGGCGTACTGA
- a CDS encoding BCCT family transporter yields MPGISVEDTGVGFPTRRSVFIVALAVSLAILTWATLAPANLNLVGTTMQGWVVVRFGWLFNATVVGIVIFMLLVGFGPTGKIRLGADDSTPEYSTLSWISMLFAAGLGIGLIFYGPMEPLSHFLSPPPSTDAEAGTSDAILPAMTDAFLHQASIAWCIYALVGGALAYASYRRGRLPLISSLFEPVFPDGNNRVLGKIIDVFAVLVTLFGTATSLGIGALQIRTGVSMITGKELGNGFVVVAITILTVVFTISAVAGIKKGIRLMSNANMTLVILLAAFVLLAGPTFFVLDLLPVSLIAFFDNLPNMLTVFAGQGATEEAYLTAWTTLYWAWWISWSPFVGMFIAKISKGRTLRQFVTVVVFVPSAISIVWFTVFGGSAIWMNLEGRDMTVVGAGENVMFDLLGNLPFSTVTSVVCLVAILVFFVTAADSAANVMGSMSQSGRPVPSKSVTIVWASALGLISMALLLAGGRNALSGLQSIMVTCALPFTIILIGVMVSWGKELRNDPYMIRRRYALEAIRGGVRRGIGEHGDDFVFGAAPVSEDEGAGADFESDDPALTEWYTEAVQDPDVVEGPEEQPDKVKAATAD; encoded by the coding sequence GTGCCGGGAATCAGCGTTGAGGACACCGGGGTTGGTTTTCCAACCCGGCGCAGCGTGTTCATTGTCGCGCTGGCTGTTTCCCTGGCAATCCTGACGTGGGCAACACTTGCGCCGGCCAACCTCAACCTGGTCGGCACCACCATGCAGGGCTGGGTGGTGGTTCGCTTCGGGTGGCTGTTCAATGCAACCGTGGTGGGCATCGTGATCTTCATGCTGCTGGTGGGTTTTGGCCCCACCGGCAAGATCCGCTTGGGTGCCGACGACAGCACCCCGGAATACTCGACTCTGTCGTGGATCTCCATGCTGTTCGCCGCCGGTTTGGGTATTGGCCTGATTTTCTACGGACCCATGGAGCCGCTCAGCCATTTCCTTAGCCCTCCGCCGTCGACGGATGCCGAGGCCGGGACCTCCGACGCCATCCTGCCCGCCATGACTGACGCCTTCCTGCACCAGGCGTCCATCGCCTGGTGCATCTACGCCCTGGTGGGCGGGGCACTGGCTTACGCCTCCTACCGGCGCGGCCGCCTGCCGTTGATTTCCTCACTCTTTGAACCGGTTTTTCCGGACGGCAACAACCGTGTTTTGGGCAAGATCATCGATGTCTTCGCCGTGCTGGTGACCCTGTTCGGCACAGCGACGTCGCTGGGTATCGGCGCACTCCAGATCCGCACGGGCGTTTCGATGATCACCGGGAAGGAACTGGGCAATGGTTTCGTCGTCGTGGCCATCACCATTCTGACGGTTGTCTTCACCATCTCCGCAGTGGCCGGCATTAAAAAGGGCATTCGGCTGATGTCCAACGCCAACATGACCCTGGTCATCCTGCTCGCGGCTTTTGTCCTGCTGGCAGGACCGACCTTCTTCGTGCTGGATCTGCTGCCGGTTTCACTCATCGCGTTTTTCGACAACCTGCCGAACATGCTCACGGTCTTTGCCGGCCAGGGCGCCACGGAGGAGGCGTATCTGACGGCCTGGACGACGCTGTACTGGGCCTGGTGGATTTCGTGGTCCCCGTTCGTGGGAATGTTCATTGCGAAGATTTCCAAGGGCCGGACCCTGCGACAGTTCGTCACCGTGGTGGTGTTTGTTCCCTCGGCCATCTCCATCGTCTGGTTCACGGTCTTCGGCGGCAGCGCCATCTGGATGAACCTGGAGGGCAGGGACATGACGGTGGTGGGTGCCGGGGAGAACGTCATGTTCGATTTGCTGGGCAATCTCCCCTTCAGTACCGTGACATCGGTTGTCTGCCTGGTGGCCATTCTGGTCTTCTTTGTCACCGCCGCGGACTCCGCAGCCAACGTCATGGGGTCCATGTCCCAGTCGGGGCGGCCGGTCCCCTCGAAATCGGTGACCATCGTGTGGGCTTCCGCGCTTGGACTGATCTCCATGGCCCTGCTGCTGGCCGGCGGACGCAACGCACTCTCGGGGCTGCAGTCCATCATGGTGACCTGTGCCCTGCCCTTCACCATCATCCTGATCGGCGTGATGGTGTCGTGGGGCAAGGAGCTGCGCAATGATCCCTACATGATTCGCCGCCGGTATGCACTGGAGGCCATTAGGGGAGGAGTGCGCCGGGGTATCGGTGAGCACGGTGACGACTTTGTCTTCGGTGCCGCTCCCGTGTCGGAGGACGAAGGAGCCGGCGCCGACTTTGAGAGCGATGACCCCGCGCTCACCGAGTGGTACACGGAGGCCGTGCAGGATCCGGACGTCGTGGAGGGTCCGGAGGAGCAGCCGGACAAGGTAAAAGCCGCCACCGCCGACTAG
- a CDS encoding thiamine pyrophosphate-binding protein, whose translation MTEQLNVSDVVAEVCARHSEVVFGLMGNGNAFFTSNLTARGLPYVSARHEAGTVAMADAYYRASGRIAVATVTYGAGFTNSLTALTEAAKARIPMVLVVGEAPTTGARPWDIDQLTVARGLGVLTLTVAAGNAERLTEEAWSTARNERRPVIVSIPYDLANEAAGTQEPAAHPQPAARVLPDPAAVERVAALINRARRPLILAGNGAVVSDAGTALVELGDKVGALFATSLMARNYLDTPWDLGIAGGFARRAPLQIMRSADLVIVAGASLNAFQARYGSLFAEDAEVIQIDEADAPTNPRVSSFIQADARETVVALTEAVSAVQGGWRTQHPEVTAPSFTSDPAADEFAADGRLNPRAVAQQLDAVLPANRTIVQDGGHFCGWIPMYCQAPDPQGLMMVGTAFQSIGLGIPAAVGAAVARPDRTTVLIAGDGGALMALADLESAVRAIPSGVMVVFNDAAYGAEVHQYAARGLDDTAMQIPEVDFSALGRAMGARGVKMRSLSDLTELKEWLADGAEGLFVLDVAVTQSEVADYMRESMAHILAAAAAG comes from the coding sequence ATGACTGAACAACTGAACGTATCCGACGTCGTCGCGGAAGTGTGTGCGCGTCACTCCGAGGTCGTGTTTGGCCTGATGGGCAACGGCAACGCCTTTTTCACCTCCAATCTCACGGCCCGCGGCCTGCCTTATGTCAGCGCCCGGCACGAGGCCGGAACCGTGGCCATGGCTGACGCCTATTACCGTGCCTCGGGCAGGATTGCAGTGGCAACGGTGACCTACGGAGCCGGTTTCACCAACTCCCTGACAGCGCTGACCGAAGCTGCCAAAGCCCGGATTCCGATGGTGCTGGTTGTAGGGGAAGCTCCCACAACCGGAGCCCGGCCGTGGGACATCGACCAGCTGACGGTTGCCCGGGGTCTGGGGGTGCTCACCCTCACCGTCGCAGCAGGAAACGCGGAGCGTCTCACTGAAGAAGCCTGGTCCACGGCCCGCAACGAGCGGCGTCCCGTGATCGTGTCCATTCCCTACGACCTCGCCAATGAAGCTGCCGGGACCCAGGAGCCGGCAGCGCATCCGCAGCCTGCCGCGCGGGTGCTGCCGGACCCGGCTGCCGTGGAACGCGTCGCGGCACTGATAAACCGTGCCAGGCGCCCCCTGATCCTGGCCGGCAACGGTGCCGTGGTCTCCGATGCGGGAACTGCCCTGGTGGAACTGGGGGACAAGGTAGGTGCGCTGTTTGCGACTTCCCTCATGGCGCGGAACTACCTCGATACGCCTTGGGATTTGGGTATAGCGGGGGGCTTCGCACGAAGGGCTCCGCTGCAGATCATGCGCTCCGCCGACCTCGTCATCGTTGCCGGTGCCAGCCTGAACGCCTTCCAGGCCCGCTACGGATCCCTCTTCGCTGAAGACGCCGAGGTCATCCAGATTGATGAAGCCGATGCGCCCACGAACCCCCGGGTTTCGAGCTTCATTCAGGCCGATGCCCGGGAAACCGTTGTAGCACTCACGGAAGCAGTTTCCGCTGTGCAGGGCGGGTGGCGGACGCAGCATCCGGAAGTGACCGCACCGTCGTTCACCTCTGACCCTGCCGCGGACGAATTTGCGGCCGATGGGCGGCTGAATCCCCGCGCCGTGGCGCAGCAGCTCGACGCCGTCCTGCCCGCCAACCGCACCATCGTCCAGGACGGCGGGCACTTCTGCGGCTGGATCCCGATGTACTGCCAGGCACCTGACCCGCAGGGGCTAATGATGGTGGGCACAGCGTTTCAGTCCATCGGCCTGGGCATCCCGGCAGCGGTGGGCGCGGCGGTGGCCCGTCCGGACCGGACCACCGTGCTCATCGCGGGCGACGGCGGAGCCCTGATGGCGCTGGCCGACCTCGAATCGGCCGTCCGCGCCATTCCCAGCGGAGTGATGGTGGTGTTCAACGACGCCGCCTACGGCGCCGAGGTTCACCAGTATGCAGCCCGGGGCCTCGACGACACAGCCATGCAGATCCCCGAAGTCGATTTCAGTGCGCTGGGCCGTGCCATGGGTGCGCGCGGCGTGAAAATGCGTTCCCTGAGTGACCTCACGGAGCTGAAGGAATGGCTTGCCGACGGTGCCGAGGGCCTGTTTGTGCTCGATGTTGCCGTCACGCAGAGCGAGGTGGCCGATTATATGCGTGAAAGCATGGCCCACATCCTTGCCGCGGCAGCTGCGGGGTAG
- the hisC gene encoding histidinol-phosphate transaminase, translated as MNITHRAGLENFPPYRQGKAPRAVDGLEAFKLSSNENPYPPLPSVVEAVAGAVSSINLYPEIAAEELRGAIASRWAVSPDNIALGAGSVEVASQIILAVTNPGDQVMFAWRSFEAYPLLATTAGAEPQPIPLAEDGGHDLHAMASAVTPRTRVIFLCNPNNPTGTVLSAAAVDSFISSVPADVLVVLDEAYVHFNRDADTAVGIEMFRKYPNVAVLHTFSKAYGLAGLRLGYAIAGPELVVNLQKVAVPFGVTSLAQQAGLASLLAEDELQERIDVLVTERRRVYDALLAAGLPVLASEANFLWLDSRDRTGALAALFEENALSVRVFPNEGIRITIGAPVANNRILTVARQAAALLAPQH; from the coding sequence ATGAACATCACGCACCGCGCCGGGCTTGAAAACTTCCCGCCGTACCGCCAGGGAAAAGCTCCCCGGGCCGTTGACGGCCTGGAGGCCTTCAAACTCTCCTCGAACGAGAATCCCTACCCGCCTCTGCCTTCCGTGGTGGAGGCCGTTGCCGGCGCCGTGTCCAGCATCAACCTCTATCCGGAGATCGCCGCGGAAGAACTCCGCGGTGCGATCGCGTCCCGCTGGGCGGTTTCACCGGACAACATAGCGCTCGGCGCCGGGTCGGTGGAGGTTGCCAGCCAGATCATCCTCGCCGTGACCAATCCGGGGGACCAGGTGATGTTCGCCTGGCGGTCCTTCGAGGCCTACCCGCTTCTGGCCACCACGGCAGGGGCGGAACCGCAGCCCATTCCGCTGGCCGAGGACGGCGGCCACGACCTCCACGCGATGGCCTCCGCTGTCACCCCAAGAACCCGGGTGATCTTTCTCTGCAATCCGAACAATCCCACGGGCACGGTCCTCAGCGCCGCAGCGGTGGACAGCTTTATCTCATCCGTCCCCGCGGATGTCCTCGTGGTGCTGGACGAGGCCTACGTCCACTTCAACCGCGATGCCGACACCGCCGTCGGGATCGAAATGTTCCGCAAGTATCCCAACGTTGCTGTTCTGCACACCTTCTCCAAGGCCTACGGGCTCGCCGGGCTGCGCCTGGGCTATGCCATTGCCGGCCCGGAGCTGGTTGTAAATCTCCAAAAGGTGGCTGTTCCGTTCGGAGTCACGTCGCTGGCACAGCAGGCCGGGCTGGCATCCCTGCTGGCCGAAGATGAACTTCAGGAGCGGATTGATGTGCTCGTCACTGAACGCCGGCGTGTGTACGACGCCCTGTTGGCTGCCGGGCTGCCGGTGCTTGCGTCGGAAGCCAACTTTCTCTGGCTCGACAGCCGGGACCGGACGGGCGCTCTCGCCGCGCTCTTTGAGGAGAACGCCCTTTCCGTCCGCGTCTTTCCGAACGAGGGCATCCGCATCACCATCGGTGCACCTGTTGCCAACAACAGGATTCTCACCGTCGCCCGTCAGGCAGCGGCCCTGCTGGCACCACAGCACTGA